Below is a genomic region from Candidatus Binatia bacterium.
CCCGTCGTCGCCCGCAGATACGCCATGGCGTCGTCCGGCGAGTCGGCGATCCCCGCGGCCGGCATCAGGTGGTTGTTGGGGATCCACAGGCCGCCGCCGGACATCGCCGAGGAACCGCCGTAATAGGCTCCCTTCTCAATCACCAGCGTCTTCATGCCGTGGTCGTAGGTGGTGATGGCGGCGACCATCGCGCCCGCCCCGGAGCCCACCACCAGCACGTCAACGGTGTCAGTCCAATCCTGCGCACCCTGCTCGTTCATCGTGTCCCTCACTTCTGGTTACTTCCGGAAAGCCGGGATGATGTCCGTGGCAAACCACTCGACCCAGTCGATGCATGCGTCCAAACTTGCCGTGCCCATGGGCAGATGGACGATCGCGCCGGTGGCGCCGGCGCGTTGCAAACGCCCCATGAGCTTCATGACCTCGTCCTTCGTTTTGGGAATGCGGAAGCGGTTGAGGTTGAGGCGGTCCTCGGGCGGGAAGTCGGCGAGCAACATCATCACCTCGAAGCCACCGGTGCGATGCGCTTTCGCGCGCTGCTCGTTGATATAGGACATGCAGGCGGGAACCTCCTCCGGCAGTGTGAGCCAGGGGATCCATCCGTCGCCTAGGAGCGCCGCGCGACGCTGGATCGGTTTGGCGTCACCCCCGAGATAGATCGGGGGGTGCGGCTTCTGGGTGGGTTTCGGTTCGAAGATGAGATTCTCGAACGTATAGAACTCGCCGTGGTAGCTGG
It encodes:
- a CDS encoding LLM class flavin-dependent oxidoreductase codes for the protein HLQKEFEALGVPFAERGRRSNEYLRIMKELWTSERASYHGEFYTFENLIFEPKPTQKPHPPIYLGGDAKPIQRRAALLGDGWIPWLTLPEEVPACMSYINEQRAKAHRTGGFEVMMLLADFPPEDRLNLNRFRIPKTKDEVMKLMGRLQRAGATGAIVHLPMGTASLDACIDWVEWFATDIIPAFRK